Proteins encoded together in one Terriglobus saanensis SP1PR4 window:
- a CDS encoding putative quinol monooxygenase: MAKFALLVELKAKPGKESEVEAFLEKEASLVRKEPGTLSWHAAKIEGEPGVYRVFDTFDTEEARDAHLNGEAGQELVDKADELFSPAPKVSKLQVVAQK, from the coding sequence ATGGCTAAGTTCGCGTTGCTCGTTGAGTTGAAAGCAAAACCAGGGAAAGAATCGGAAGTAGAGGCCTTTCTGGAGAAGGAAGCATCACTGGTAAGAAAAGAACCAGGAACATTGTCGTGGCACGCAGCGAAGATCGAAGGTGAGCCCGGTGTCTATCGAGTGTTCGATACTTTCGATACTGAAGAGGCCCGCGATGCCCACTTGAACGGGGAGGCTGGACAGGAACTTGTGGACAAGGCGGACGAACTATTTTCCCCGGCTCCTAAGGTTTCTAAGCTTCAGGTGGTTGCCCAGAAGTAA
- a CDS encoding FAD-dependent oxidoreductase, whose product MADQVMIESSAWTPDFRADLAFQKLTEDMVDRMRAYGREESFPANVVLFTYGERKVDLFVVLEGEVHACLPAGNGEAKVFARQQSLAFLGELNLLTSQGSLVEARTFAESRLLRISRDELQRLMRSEGDIANLIASATVWRRIGIIGEESAGVALLGNNRDPKMTELQRFLIRNNYPHRVVELPISEAPPEQDLFEGSARTSNGRFPAVTVYDGRTLYHPTIAELADELGITELPDPEMVYDVVVVGAGPSGLAAAVYAASEGLCTIVIEGIAPGGQAGTSSKIENYLGFPTGISGQRLASRAQLQALKFGVRFAISRQVVTAEQVDGIHKLTLAGGIPVCSRAVVVASGAQYRKLSVQNYEEYENRGIYYAATSMEGVLCRDKEVIVVGGGNSAGQAAVFLSGIAKHVHYVVRGKSLATTMSQYLISRIESSAHITLYTGSEIVGLEGDAGLEWVTWAQRRTGETTRKRVGSVFVMIGAEPNSGWLYGTVKLDKKGFVITGGAEGFNGTPYATSVPGMFAVGDVRSASVKRVASAVGEGSVVISDVHRYLADHRNSFAAEPNSTLEALRLASAAAE is encoded by the coding sequence ATGGCAGACCAAGTAATGATTGAGAGCAGTGCGTGGACACCGGACTTCAGAGCCGACTTGGCGTTCCAGAAGCTGACCGAAGATATGGTGGATCGCATGCGTGCGTACGGGCGCGAAGAAAGCTTTCCCGCGAATGTAGTGCTTTTTACATATGGCGAGCGGAAGGTGGATCTGTTCGTGGTTCTGGAAGGCGAGGTGCATGCTTGCCTGCCTGCCGGGAATGGCGAGGCGAAGGTGTTCGCCCGTCAACAGAGTCTCGCATTTCTGGGGGAGTTAAATCTCCTGACCTCACAGGGCTCTCTGGTTGAAGCGCGGACCTTCGCGGAAAGTCGCCTCTTGAGGATTTCTCGGGATGAGTTGCAGCGGTTGATGCGGTCTGAAGGTGATATAGCGAACCTTATTGCTTCTGCGACGGTGTGGCGAAGGATAGGCATCATAGGCGAAGAAAGTGCCGGCGTGGCACTCCTTGGCAATAATCGTGACCCGAAGATGACGGAGTTGCAGCGGTTCCTTATTCGCAACAACTATCCACACCGGGTGGTGGAACTGCCAATATCTGAGGCGCCACCTGAGCAGGATCTGTTCGAAGGCTCGGCGCGAACCTCGAACGGAAGATTCCCAGCGGTAACCGTCTACGATGGACGCACGTTGTACCACCCCACAATTGCGGAGCTCGCCGATGAACTCGGCATTACGGAACTACCCGATCCTGAGATGGTCTACGACGTGGTCGTGGTGGGTGCCGGGCCTTCGGGCCTTGCGGCGGCTGTGTATGCGGCTTCCGAAGGGCTCTGCACCATTGTGATCGAAGGAATTGCGCCAGGTGGGCAGGCGGGAACTAGCTCAAAGATTGAGAACTACCTCGGGTTCCCGACGGGTATTTCTGGTCAGAGGTTGGCGAGCCGCGCGCAACTGCAGGCTTTGAAGTTCGGCGTGCGGTTTGCCATTTCTCGGCAGGTGGTGACGGCGGAGCAGGTGGATGGAATTCACAAACTGACGCTCGCGGGCGGGATTCCCGTGTGCTCCCGCGCTGTGGTGGTAGCTTCCGGCGCGCAGTATCGGAAACTTTCAGTTCAGAACTACGAGGAGTACGAGAATCGCGGAATCTATTATGCTGCAACTTCGATGGAAGGTGTCCTATGCCGGGACAAAGAAGTGATCGTTGTGGGAGGGGGAAACTCCGCAGGCCAGGCAGCCGTGTTTCTCTCTGGAATAGCAAAGCATGTGCACTATGTCGTGCGCGGCAAGTCACTGGCAACCACGATGTCACAGTATTTGATATCGCGGATCGAAAGCTCAGCTCATATCACGCTCTACACGGGATCGGAGATCGTGGGCTTGGAGGGCGACGCGGGGCTGGAGTGGGTCACGTGGGCACAGCGTAGAACCGGCGAGACCACACGGAAACGCGTTGGAAGCGTGTTCGTGATGATCGGTGCGGAGCCAAATTCGGGGTGGCTGTACGGAACAGTGAAGCTCGACAAGAAAGGTTTTGTTATAACCGGCGGAGCGGAAGGTTTTAATGGAACTCCCTATGCGACCAGTGTGCCGGGAATGTTTGCAGTCGGGGATGTTAGATCCGCATCGGTCAAGCGGGTGGCGAGCGCGGTGGGTGAGGGTTCTGTGGTGATTTCAGACGTGCACCGATATCTCGCAGACCATCGAAATAGCTTTGCAGCGGAACCGAATTCGACTTTGGAAGCATTACGATTGGCGAGTGCGGCGGCAGAGTAG
- a CDS encoding LysR family transcriptional regulator — protein MILPIRKGDSTTTVVFCFTMELRHLRYFCAVAEHRSFTTAARQLNVSQSGVSGQVRDLEKEIGVSLFRRHQREVTLTPEGAIFFHEAREILIRADRAVELAVRSSKGMSGTLTVGLCGPATAVFLPKLIQKFRKQLPGVTVALRELNTSEQIEALLNGHIDIAFTRGISVESKSLLNHEFFMSEPLVVALPKGHPLVREQAVALNQFAKERLILYFREGSPEVFDSIVAMCKKAKFSPRIGDTPRSWQSILTMVEAGEGVGIVPSSVQYLRSDDVVFRPLKDKRCKVDAIIAWRRHESSKIMDSFLDLLRARREEAKRANP, from the coding sequence TTGATCTTACCCATCAGAAAAGGCGATAGCACTACAACGGTGGTATTCTGCTTTACTATGGAGCTTCGTCATCTCAGATACTTCTGCGCTGTTGCTGAGCACAGAAGTTTTACCACCGCCGCAAGGCAGCTTAATGTCTCCCAGTCAGGTGTCAGCGGACAGGTGCGGGACCTCGAAAAAGAGATCGGCGTCAGTCTGTTCCGACGTCATCAGCGTGAGGTGACACTTACCCCCGAAGGGGCTATCTTCTTTCACGAGGCACGCGAGATTCTGATTCGCGCTGACCGGGCCGTTGAATTGGCTGTCAGATCATCCAAGGGTATGTCGGGGACGCTGACAGTCGGGCTCTGCGGTCCCGCTACGGCAGTATTTCTGCCAAAACTTATCCAAAAGTTTCGCAAACAACTCCCTGGCGTTACGGTTGCACTGCGAGAGTTGAATACTTCGGAACAAATTGAAGCTCTCCTTAATGGCCATATCGATATTGCTTTTACGCGCGGAATCTCCGTCGAATCAAAGTCCCTCCTCAATCACGAGTTTTTTATGAGTGAACCCTTGGTGGTGGCCCTGCCAAAAGGGCATCCGCTCGTCCGTGAGCAAGCCGTTGCTTTGAATCAGTTTGCAAAGGAGCGCCTAATCTTATATTTTCGCGAGGGATCACCAGAGGTGTTCGACTCTATCGTAGCGATGTGCAAGAAGGCAAAGTTTTCACCCAGGATCGGAGACACACCACGTTCTTGGCAATCCATTCTGACTATGGTCGAAGCCGGCGAGGGAGTAGGGATTGTTCCCTCTTCTGTGCAGTACCTCCGCTCCGATGATGTTGTCTTTCGCCCACTAAAGGATAAGCGCTGCAAGGTGGACGCGATCATCGCATGGCGTCGACATGAGAGCAGCAAAATCATGGACAGCTTCTTAGACCTTCTGCGCGCCAGGCGCGAGGAAGCCAAACGAGCTAATCCGTAG
- a CDS encoding adenosine deaminase: MWKVRLERVDMMNHIREFIGTVPKAELHMHLEGSLEPEMLFRLAKRNKIALRWSSEEALLAAYEFENLEDFLALYFEGCRVLVTEKDFYDVTAAYLAKANEQSVRRVELFLGPQSFTERGVPLGAIMDGVLGAIADAQSSSAISAAYILSVHRHRPVEDALRLLESIGPWSEHIVGVGMGGPEVGYPPGRFRPFYLKAKALGYRTTVHAGEEGPPAYIREALDMLSVERIDHGVTACHDSALMERLAAEQTPLTVCPLSNLRLKGVPSLEAHPLKTMLDRGLRVSVHSDDPPYFGGYVNENLEACCAALSLSAEDIAALARNSFLGSFAPPDEIMHSVDAVNRHLDLFLAER, from the coding sequence ATGTGGAAAGTAAGGTTAGAAAGGGTGGACATGATGAACCACATTCGGGAGTTTATCGGGACTGTCCCAAAAGCTGAGCTCCACATGCATTTGGAAGGCTCGCTGGAACCGGAAATGCTCTTTAGGCTGGCTAAGCGCAATAAGATTGCCTTGCGGTGGTCCTCTGAGGAAGCTCTGCTTGCCGCTTACGAATTCGAGAACCTGGAGGATTTTCTCGCCCTCTATTTTGAGGGATGTCGCGTTCTTGTAACGGAGAAAGACTTCTACGATGTGACTGCGGCTTATCTGGCAAAAGCCAATGAACAGAGCGTCCGCCGAGTAGAGCTGTTTCTTGGACCGCAGAGTTTTACCGAGCGCGGCGTGCCGCTCGGGGCCATAATGGACGGTGTGCTTGGTGCAATCGCGGACGCGCAGTCCAGCAGCGCCATTAGCGCAGCATACATCCTGAGCGTCCATCGTCACAGGCCCGTAGAGGACGCTTTACGCCTGCTTGAGTCGATTGGGCCATGGTCCGAGCATATTGTAGGGGTCGGCATGGGCGGTCCGGAGGTGGGATACCCCCCGGGGAGATTCAGGCCTTTCTACCTCAAAGCCAAGGCGCTGGGATACAGAACAACGGTCCATGCCGGGGAGGAAGGCCCCCCTGCGTACATCAGGGAAGCGTTGGACATGCTGTCGGTCGAGCGGATCGACCACGGGGTCACCGCCTGCCACGATAGCGCCCTCATGGAGCGACTCGCCGCCGAGCAGACGCCCCTTACAGTCTGTCCGCTTTCCAATCTCCGCTTAAAGGGTGTGCCATCGCTTGAGGCTCACCCTCTAAAGACGATGCTTGATCGTGGACTGCGAGTGAGCGTCCACTCTGACGATCCACCTTACTTTGGGGGCTACGTCAATGAGAATCTTGAAGCCTGTTGCGCGGCCCTGAGTCTATCTGCGGAGGATATTGCTGCTCTTGCGCGCAATAGCTTCCTCGGTTCCTTTGCTCCGCCGGATGAGATTATGCACAGTGTAGATGCCGTCAATCGTCACCTCGATTTGTTTCTGGCCGAACGTTGA
- a CDS encoding RidA family protein — protein sequence MTQRDAVFPAEPNALYELHGYSAAIRSGSLLFVSGQVGSRADGSPEADFGNQVRLAFANLKATLLAAGCGFDDIVDVTTFHTDPEKQFETFMAVKREIFEQAPYPNWTAIGVNWLAGFDFEIKVIARIPEKA from the coding sequence ATGACTCAACGTGATGCCGTATTTCCTGCGGAACCTAATGCCCTTTACGAACTACACGGCTATTCAGCTGCCATCAGATCCGGAAGCCTGCTCTTTGTCTCCGGCCAAGTAGGAAGCCGCGCCGATGGCTCGCCGGAAGCGGACTTTGGGAATCAGGTCCGGTTAGCGTTTGCCAACCTAAAGGCGACGTTGTTGGCAGCGGGATGCGGATTCGATGACATTGTCGACGTAACAACGTTCCACACTGATCCAGAGAAACAGTTTGAAACATTCATGGCAGTTAAGAGGGAGATTTTCGAACAGGCTCCTTACCCGAACTGGACGGCGATCGGCGTCAACTGGCTAGCCGGCTTTGATTTTGAGATCAAGGTGATCGCCCGCATTCCAGAGAAGGCTTAG
- the crcB gene encoding fluoride efflux transporter CrcB — translation MQRYLLIAIGGALGSIARYQVGALAAERFGMRFPVGTLVINISACLLIGFSVEFLNRHANIDPTWRYLVPVGFIGAYSTFSTFEWEIWTDFTSGAFWIGVLYMVVSLVAGLVAVAVGSAMARSAPQM, via the coding sequence TTGCAACGATACCTGCTCATCGCGATTGGTGGTGCTCTGGGATCAATTGCCCGATACCAAGTCGGCGCTCTTGCGGCCGAGCGGTTCGGAATGCGCTTTCCAGTGGGTACGCTTGTTATCAATATCAGCGCTTGTCTTTTAATTGGGTTCTCCGTGGAGTTCCTCAATCGACACGCGAACATCGATCCGACTTGGCGTTATCTCGTTCCAGTAGGATTCATCGGGGCCTACTCCACTTTCTCAACATTCGAATGGGAAATATGGACGGACTTCACTTCAGGAGCTTTCTGGATCGGAGTACTTTATATGGTGGTGAGCCTTGTGGCAGGGCTCGTAGCGGTCGCGGTTGGGTCTGCTATGGCGCGGTCAGCGCCTCAGATGTAA
- a CDS encoding LysR family transcriptional regulator, translating to MQLRHLRYFCAVAEHGSFTTAARQLNVSQSGVSGQVHDLEKKIGVVLFQRNQRQLTLTPEGAVFFHEAREILIRADRAVELVRRSSQGVSGTLTVGLCGPVTAAFLPKLIRRFRKQFPGVAVALRELLPSEQIEALLNSDIDIAFTRGIPAGSKPFVGHELLVREPLVVALPKEHPLAGEQTIALNRLAKERLIVFCRDGAPEVFDAIVAVCKKAKFSPRIGDTPSAWQSILTMVEADEGVGLIPSCVQYLRSTDVIFRPLADKRCKVDAIFAWRRHESSAVTDAFLALLRAKRTELQRANER from the coding sequence ATGCAATTGCGTCACCTCAGATACTTTTGCGCGGTTGCTGAGCACGGTAGTTTTACGACAGCCGCGCGGCAGCTGAACGTCTCCCAATCTGGGGTTAGCGGGCAGGTACACGATCTCGAAAAGAAGATTGGCGTCGTGCTTTTCCAACGCAATCAGCGTCAGCTGACCCTCACTCCTGAAGGAGCTGTCTTCTTTCATGAGGCGCGAGAGATTCTGATTCGAGCGGACCGGGCCGTTGAATTGGTCCGCAGATCATCCCAAGGTGTGTCCGGGACGCTGACGGTTGGGCTCTGCGGACCTGTTACGGCTGCGTTTCTTCCGAAACTGATCCGAAGATTCCGCAAACAATTTCCCGGTGTCGCGGTGGCCCTGCGAGAGCTTCTTCCATCTGAACAGATTGAAGCGCTTCTCAATAGTGATATTGATATTGCATTTACCCGCGGAATTCCTGCAGGATCTAAGCCGTTTGTCGGTCACGAGCTTCTTGTCAGAGAGCCGTTAGTAGTTGCCCTACCAAAGGAGCATCCTCTCGCCGGCGAGCAGACAATCGCATTGAATAGGCTTGCGAAAGAGCGCCTGATTGTATTCTGTCGCGATGGCGCGCCAGAGGTATTCGATGCGATTGTGGCGGTATGCAAGAAGGCAAAGTTCTCGCCCAGGATTGGAGACACACCTAGTGCTTGGCAGTCGATTTTGACTATGGTGGAAGCCGATGAAGGGGTTGGACTTATTCCTTCCTGCGTTCAATATTTGCGCTCCACCGATGTTATTTTTCGGCCCCTAGCTGACAAGCGTTGTAAGGTAGACGCGATATTCGCGTGGCGTCGCCATGAGAGCAGCGCAGTCACGGACGCATTTCTAGCGCTCCTGCGTGCTAAGCGCACGGAACTTCAGCGTGCCAACGAGCGTTAG
- a CDS encoding alpha/beta fold hydrolase has product MSSTYTPTIAPQTVAYKSLEVNGLNIAYREAGNTSNPKLVLLHGFPSSSHQYRDLIPALADRFHVIAPDYPGFGDSDYPDPDKFSYTFDNLAEVVERFLEKKGFDRYGLYVQDYGGPVGFRIVTKNPSALEWLIIQNTNAYEIGFTAAWGSLRGDLWKQRTPASEAAVAGLLALDTVKAIYLHGSTIPELISPDNWNSDFASLQRPNAHRIQMDLFYDYRTNVALYPEWQAFLKQHQPETIIFWAQGDIFFTPEGGEAYLPDLPTAEMHRLSAGHFAVEDCLDYISTHIHKFYDARVGPEA; this is encoded by the coding sequence ATGTCATCGACATATACCCCCACCATCGCCCCGCAGACGGTCGCCTACAAGTCGCTTGAAGTGAATGGACTCAACATAGCCTATCGAGAGGCAGGCAACACCTCCAATCCAAAGCTTGTTCTGCTTCATGGCTTTCCATCCTCGTCACATCAGTATCGCGACCTTATCCCGGCTCTCGCGGATCGCTTCCATGTTATCGCTCCAGACTATCCGGGCTTCGGCGACAGCGATTATCCGGATCCTGACAAGTTTTCTTACACGTTCGACAATCTTGCTGAGGTAGTGGAACGCTTTCTGGAGAAGAAGGGATTTGATCGATACGGCCTGTATGTCCAGGACTACGGCGGCCCCGTCGGCTTTCGCATTGTCACGAAAAACCCCAGCGCGCTTGAATGGTTGATCATTCAGAACACGAACGCCTATGAGATCGGATTTACCGCCGCATGGGGAAGTCTGCGAGGGGATCTTTGGAAGCAACGGACTCCGGCCTCGGAGGCTGCCGTAGCGGGTTTGCTCGCGCTTGACACAGTCAAGGCCATCTATCTGCACGGTTCCACGATTCCCGAACTGATCAGCCCGGACAACTGGAATTCGGACTTCGCATCGCTCCAGCGCCCGAACGCACATCGCATTCAAATGGACTTGTTCTACGACTATCGCACCAATGTTGCCCTCTATCCGGAGTGGCAAGCGTTCCTGAAACAACACCAGCCGGAGACCATCATCTTTTGGGCCCAGGGTGATATCTTCTTCACTCCTGAAGGCGGTGAGGCCTATCTTCCCGATCTCCCCACGGCAGAGATGCATCGGCTGAGTGCTGGACATTTCGCGGTGGAGGATTGCCTCGACTACATCTCCACCCATATCCATAAGTTTTATGACGCCCGTGTCGGGCCGGAGGCCTAA
- a CDS encoding pyridoxamine 5'-phosphate oxidase family protein — MGRQFAKIAFTPLVKKQQELHGSRRQYQRIEEIGEPGGRLGEDEREFIEARDGFYMASVSETGWPYIQFRGGLKGFLRVLDDQTLGFADLRGNKQYISVGNLQHDDRVALFLMDYVGQQRLKILGRTKILEGNEEARELIAKFRTSEHNAIPERAFVIHIEAFDWNCPQHITPRFTEEEVRDLLAERNA; from the coding sequence ATGGGACGCCAATTTGCGAAGATCGCGTTTACCCCTCTCGTTAAGAAGCAGCAGGAACTCCACGGCAGTCGGCGGCAATACCAACGGATAGAAGAGATTGGTGAACCGGGCGGCCGACTGGGCGAGGACGAAAGAGAGTTCATTGAAGCCCGCGACGGGTTCTACATGGCTTCCGTGAGCGAAACCGGATGGCCATACATCCAGTTTCGTGGAGGCCTAAAAGGCTTTCTTCGCGTGTTGGATGACCAGACGCTCGGTTTTGCCGACCTGAGAGGCAACAAGCAGTACATCAGTGTCGGGAACCTACAGCACGATGACCGGGTGGCTTTGTTCTTGATGGACTACGTAGGACAACAGCGACTCAAAATCCTAGGGCGAACGAAGATCCTGGAAGGCAATGAAGAGGCTCGAGAGCTGATTGCGAAGTTCAGGACCTCCGAACACAACGCCATTCCCGAACGAGCCTTCGTGATTCATATCGAAGCCTTCGACTGGAATTGTCCTCAGCATATTACGCCGCGTTTTACGGAGGAAGAGGTCAGGGACCTACTCGCAGAGAGGAATGCATGA
- a CDS encoding cytochrome b/b6 domain-containing protein: MSTENTDGTAPVLPPARIRLERKHPLAIRWMHWVNFPVLFTMIWSGILIYWNDSDNAYQHPHAIYRIGIGRFTLFRLFPDWFYQKMHVPYHVTQGLGYHFFFMWIFALNGIAYVLYTAFSGEWRFLLPERRSLRDAIQVTLVDLHLRKGLPEQKKYNGAQRIAYTSVIMMGAGMLITGLAIYKPTQAHWLTSLLGGYEMARWLHFWITMSFLGFFAVHVLQVVLAGWNNFRAMVSGLEIQKTESPSLEPERRSQP, encoded by the coding sequence ATGAGTACTGAAAACACGGACGGTACGGCTCCTGTACTGCCCCCGGCGCGTATCCGCCTCGAACGGAAACATCCTCTCGCAATTCGCTGGATGCACTGGGTGAACTTCCCGGTGCTCTTCACCATGATCTGGAGTGGCATCCTCATTTATTGGAATGACTCAGATAACGCTTATCAACATCCCCATGCGATTTACCGCATTGGGATTGGCAGGTTCACCCTCTTTCGGCTGTTTCCTGATTGGTTCTATCAAAAGATGCACGTCCCTTACCACGTAACGCAGGGCCTGGGTTACCACTTCTTTTTCATGTGGATCTTTGCCCTGAACGGTATAGCTTACGTGCTCTACACGGCGTTCTCAGGAGAATGGCGTTTCCTGCTGCCGGAACGCCGAAGTCTGCGCGACGCGATCCAGGTCACACTCGTCGACCTCCATCTACGGAAGGGCTTGCCCGAGCAAAAGAAGTACAACGGCGCTCAACGCATCGCTTACACATCGGTAATCATGATGGGCGCGGGAATGCTGATCACAGGTCTGGCCATCTATAAGCCAACACAGGCGCATTGGCTCACGAGTCTTCTTGGTGGCTATGAGATGGCTCGGTGGCTACATTTTTGGATAACGATGAGCTTCCTGGGGTTTTTCGCAGTTCACGTCCTGCAGGTCGTGCTTGCAGGATGGAACAATTTTCGCGCCATGGTGAGCGGCCTTGAGATTCAGAAGACGGAATCCCCGTCGCTGGAACCGGAACGACGGAGTCAGCCATGA
- a CDS encoding molybdopterin-dependent oxidoreductase: MNDQDQSPEEKSTPHVAPVDTESTASGPARDASVSDEAKVSTSSDEKPALPEPDELEPKELAVEVDPQPKPDSDFESESKARLDEGDATVLAASRKHTRRSFFVAAGGAAAGYGLYRWIDQSPGDEMQPEPFRRTFQANATVAREVFRDHALTPTYPLKAARDLRVNGVYGLKSMLKAESWRLQLVGSRHDAAHLRFTSDVTAWEYKYLNADTHEDQGHDTKIDPNIKTAEKMAPEPMLNQARAQEERTGRMPRGTEEAGESDSTLQAGTPGLLLTMEDILKLPRHELITQFKCIEGWSQIVQWAGVRMADFMEAYPPKSIGGRVPKYVYMETPDGDYYTGYDLDVCRHPQTLLVTEMMGAPLTQFHGAPLRLHMPTKYGYKQIKRIGLISYTNQKPDDYWTKLGYDWDAGL; encoded by the coding sequence ATGAACGATCAAGATCAATCGCCCGAGGAGAAATCTACTCCTCACGTTGCGCCGGTAGACACCGAATCGACAGCGTCCGGCCCTGCACGCGATGCTTCGGTTTCAGATGAAGCAAAAGTCTCAACGTCGTCAGACGAGAAGCCGGCGCTCCCCGAGCCCGACGAACTGGAACCGAAGGAACTCGCTGTTGAGGTCGATCCGCAGCCTAAACCAGATTCGGACTTTGAATCGGAATCGAAGGCCCGGTTGGACGAGGGCGACGCGACCGTTCTGGCGGCATCGCGAAAACATACTCGCCGATCCTTCTTCGTCGCAGCAGGCGGCGCTGCGGCTGGCTATGGGTTGTACCGTTGGATTGACCAAAGCCCAGGCGACGAAATGCAACCCGAACCTTTTCGGCGCACGTTTCAGGCGAATGCCACCGTCGCAAGAGAGGTGTTCAGGGATCATGCGCTCACGCCGACATACCCGCTAAAGGCTGCGAGAGACCTTCGCGTGAACGGCGTCTACGGGCTGAAAAGCATGCTGAAGGCGGAGAGCTGGCGGCTTCAGTTGGTTGGCTCAAGGCATGATGCTGCCCACCTACGATTCACGAGCGATGTGACCGCTTGGGAATACAAGTACCTGAATGCCGATACCCATGAGGACCAGGGTCACGATACCAAGATCGACCCCAACATCAAGACTGCCGAGAAAATGGCACCAGAGCCGATGCTCAATCAAGCAAGAGCGCAGGAAGAGCGCACAGGACGGATGCCCCGTGGCACAGAAGAGGCCGGTGAAAGCGACAGCACACTCCAAGCTGGAACTCCGGGCCTATTGCTCACAATGGAAGACATTCTGAAACTGCCTCGCCACGAGTTGATTACCCAATTCAAATGCATTGAGGGGTGGAGTCAGATTGTTCAATGGGCAGGTGTACGCATGGCTGACTTCATGGAAGCGTATCCGCCCAAGTCTATCGGCGGGCGGGTGCCCAAATATGTCTATATGGAAACCCCAGATGGTGATTACTACACCGGATACGACCTCGATGTATGCCGGCACCCGCAAACCCTTCTAGTGACCGAAATGATGGGCGCTCCGTTAACTCAATTCCATGGAGCACCCCTTCGGCTGCATATGCCCACAAAGTACGGTTACAAACAGATCAAGCGGATTGGACTCATCAGCTATACGAATCAAAAACCCGACGACTACTGGACCAAACTTGGCTATGACTGGGATGCGGGCCTATGA
- a CDS encoding class I SAM-dependent methyltransferase — protein MMTGSHRYELSDESASQSPESLFERCHWLYALCREYFFRDHTREITSALFPSGNPANGTKLLELGCGPGLYACRFAKDFPQVTATGIDLSKRLIRRARARAANLQLQNCTFLVGDAQALSQLAHSVDAVIVSRLFLIVPDREAVLTEIFRVLRPGGRCFIAEPTSGIVSRLPLSAMWVLARMTASPWEKFREPQQVEVMRPGEFLKLVQGLPWASVDVRRDDWYQYAVCEKSEARINEQSWSAA, from the coding sequence ATGATGACGGGTTCACACCGATACGAGCTCTCGGACGAAAGCGCCTCACAGTCCCCGGAAAGCCTGTTTGAACGATGTCACTGGCTATATGCGCTCTGTCGAGAGTATTTTTTTCGCGACCATACACGGGAGATTACCTCTGCTCTCTTTCCATCCGGCAATCCTGCGAACGGGACTAAGCTTCTCGAATTGGGTTGCGGCCCCGGCCTCTATGCGTGTCGATTTGCGAAGGACTTTCCGCAGGTGACCGCGACGGGAATCGATCTATCGAAGCGTCTGATTCGGCGGGCACGAGCGCGGGCGGCGAACCTCCAGTTGCAAAATTGCACCTTCCTTGTGGGCGATGCTCAGGCCTTAAGCCAGCTTGCACACTCGGTTGACGCGGTCATTGTCTCCCGGCTATTCCTTATCGTTCCGGATAGGGAGGCGGTACTTACAGAGATCTTTCGCGTTCTGCGGCCGGGAGGTCGATGCTTCATTGCAGAACCGACATCTGGCATCGTCTCTCGGTTGCCGCTCAGCGCGATGTGGGTGTTGGCGCGTATGACCGCCAGCCCCTGGGAAAAGTTCCGCGAACCTCAGCAAGTCGAGGTGATGCGCCCGGGTGAATTTCTTAAGTTGGTACAGGGGCTACCCTGGGCTTCGGTTGATGTGCGCCGTGACGACTGGTACCAGTATGCGGTCTGTGAAAAGAGCGAAGCCCGAATCAACGAGCAAAGTTGGAGTGCAGCCTAA